In the genome of Dunckerocampus dactyliophorus isolate RoL2022-P2 chromosome 6, RoL_Ddac_1.1, whole genome shotgun sequence, one region contains:
- the znf207b gene encoding BUB3-interacting and GLEBS motif-containing protein ZNF207b isoform X2, whose amino-acid sequence MGRKKKKQMKPWCWYCNRDFDDEKILIQHQKAKHFKCHICHKKLYTGPGLAIHCMQVHKETIDSVPNAIPGRTDIELEIYGMEGIPEKDMQERRRTLAQKSQDGGKKRNPDDSDEDDDDDEAGPSVQQVAGVPSQAGYAAPMAQPGIPPVASAPGMPPGGYQGMPPMMPGVPPMMHGMPPGMHGMPPGMMPMGGMMPPMMPGMPGMPPGMPPHMAPRPGMPHIAPAPTAGAIPTRPTVPAAQPAVTKPLFPSAAQAQQSASGAPASNSLSTAASSDPPKATFPAYTQPSVSSSSSTSSSNPSSSTVAKPPATVTTKAATLTTSSATSKLIHPDEDISLEELRAQLPRYQRLLARTGQAHAAAPSVAAVGGMMAPQQGLPPQQPGMRHPMHGQYGAPPQGMPSYMPGGMPPYGQGPPLVPPYQGGPPMGMRPPVMSPAGRY is encoded by the exons ATGGGACgaaaaaagaagaagcagatGAAGCCATGGTGCTG GTACTGCAATCGAGATTTTGATGATGAAAAGATCCTCATTCAGCATCAAAAGgcaaaacatttcaaatgtcACATTTGCCATAAGAAACTATACACTGGTCCTGGCCTGGCCATTCATTGCATGCAG GTGCATAAAGAGACAATCGACAGTGTACCAAATGCAATTCCTGGAAGAACAGACATTGAGTTAGAGATCTATGGTATGGAGGGGATTCCAGAGAAAGATATGCAAGAAAGGAGACGAACGTTAGCACAGAAATCTCAAG ACGGGGGGAAGAAAAGGAACCCAGATGACTCGGATGAggatgatgacgacgatgaaGCGGGACCATCAGTGCAGCAGGTGGCTGGAGTCCCGTCTCAGGCAGGCTATGCTGCACCTATGGCTCAGCCTGGGATCCCTCCTGTGGCCAGTGCACCAGGGATGCCTCCAGGTGGATATCAAG GAATGCCTCCAATGATGCCAGGTGTTCCACCCATGATGCATGGCATGCCTCCTGGTATGCATGGAATGCCTCCAGG GATGATGCCAATGGGTGGAATGATGCCTCCCATGATGCCAGGCATGCCTGGTATGCCCCCAG GAATGCCACCACATATGGCTCCAAGGCCAGGGATGCCCCACATTGCCCCTGCCCCCACAGCAGGAGCGATACCCACCCGACCAACGGTACCAGCGGCTCAGCCAGCTGTCACCAAGCCTCTTTTCCCCAGTGCAGCACAG GCCCAGCAAAGTGCTTCAGGAGCCCCTGCATCAAACTCCCTCAGCACGGCAGCCTCCTCCGACCCACCCAAGGCAACATTCCCAGCATATACCCAACCCTCtgtctcttcctcctcttccacttcctcatcTAACCCATCTAGCAGTACTGTGGCCAAACCCCCAGCCACAGTGACCACTAAAGCTGCTACCCTCACCACCTCGAGTGCAACTAGTAAGTTGATCCACCCTGATGAGGATATTTCGCTG GAGGAACTGAGGGCCCAGTTGCCCCGGTACCAGCGTCTCTTAGCAAGGACAGGTCAGGCCCATGCGGCTGCTCCCTCAGTGGCCGCTGTAGGCGGCATGATGGCCCCACAGCAAGGCCTTCCACCACAGCAGCCGGGCATGAGGCATCCCATGCATG gTCAGTATGGGGCCCCTCCACAGGGCATGCCAAGCTACATGCCTGGAGGGATGCCTCCATATGGGCAGGGTCCTCCACTGGTGCCTCCTTATCAGGGAGGTCCCCCCATGGGCATGAGGCCACCTGTCATGTCTCCTGCTGGGCGCtactga
- the znf207b gene encoding BUB3-interacting and GLEBS motif-containing protein ZNF207b isoform X1, giving the protein MGRKKKKQMKPWCWYCNRDFDDEKILIQHQKAKHFKCHICHKKLYTGPGLAIHCMQVHKETIDSVPNAIPGRTDIELEIYGMEGIPEKDMQERRRTLAQKSQDGGKKRNPDDSDEDDDDDEAGPSVQQVAGVPSQAGYAAPMAQPGIPPVASAPGMPPGGYQGMPPMMPGVPPMMHGMPPGMHGMPPGMMPMGGMMPPMMPGMPGMPPGMPPHMAPRPGMPHIAPAPTAGAIPTRPTVPAAQPAVTKPLFPSAAQMGSGVQCSTAAVSSPPADLQSASSQLPFPNTPQAQQSASGAPASNSLSTAASSDPPKATFPAYTQPSVSSSSSTSSSNPSSSTVAKPPATVTTKAATLTTSSATSKLIHPDEDISLEELRAQLPRYQRLLARTGQAHAAAPSVAAVGGMMAPQQGLPPQQPGMRHPMHGQYGAPPQGMPSYMPGGMPPYGQGPPLVPPYQGGPPMGMRPPVMSPAGRY; this is encoded by the exons ATGGGACgaaaaaagaagaagcagatGAAGCCATGGTGCTG GTACTGCAATCGAGATTTTGATGATGAAAAGATCCTCATTCAGCATCAAAAGgcaaaacatttcaaatgtcACATTTGCCATAAGAAACTATACACTGGTCCTGGCCTGGCCATTCATTGCATGCAG GTGCATAAAGAGACAATCGACAGTGTACCAAATGCAATTCCTGGAAGAACAGACATTGAGTTAGAGATCTATGGTATGGAGGGGATTCCAGAGAAAGATATGCAAGAAAGGAGACGAACGTTAGCACAGAAATCTCAAG ACGGGGGGAAGAAAAGGAACCCAGATGACTCGGATGAggatgatgacgacgatgaaGCGGGACCATCAGTGCAGCAGGTGGCTGGAGTCCCGTCTCAGGCAGGCTATGCTGCACCTATGGCTCAGCCTGGGATCCCTCCTGTGGCCAGTGCACCAGGGATGCCTCCAGGTGGATATCAAG GAATGCCTCCAATGATGCCAGGTGTTCCACCCATGATGCATGGCATGCCTCCTGGTATGCATGGAATGCCTCCAGG GATGATGCCAATGGGTGGAATGATGCCTCCCATGATGCCAGGCATGCCTGGTATGCCCCCAG GAATGCCACCACATATGGCTCCAAGGCCAGGGATGCCCCACATTGCCCCTGCCCCCACAGCAGGAGCGATACCCACCCGACCAACGGTACCAGCGGCTCAGCCAGCTGTCACCAAGCCTCTTTTCCCCAGTGCAGCACAG ATGGGCTCTGGTGTTCAATGCAGCACAGCAGCCGTTTCCTCTCCACCTGCAGACCTTCAGTCTGCCTCCTCTCAACTTCCCTTTCCTAACACGCCACAA GCCCAGCAAAGTGCTTCAGGAGCCCCTGCATCAAACTCCCTCAGCACGGCAGCCTCCTCCGACCCACCCAAGGCAACATTCCCAGCATATACCCAACCCTCtgtctcttcctcctcttccacttcctcatcTAACCCATCTAGCAGTACTGTGGCCAAACCCCCAGCCACAGTGACCACTAAAGCTGCTACCCTCACCACCTCGAGTGCAACTAGTAAGTTGATCCACCCTGATGAGGATATTTCGCTG GAGGAACTGAGGGCCCAGTTGCCCCGGTACCAGCGTCTCTTAGCAAGGACAGGTCAGGCCCATGCGGCTGCTCCCTCAGTGGCCGCTGTAGGCGGCATGATGGCCCCACAGCAAGGCCTTCCACCACAGCAGCCGGGCATGAGGCATCCCATGCATG gTCAGTATGGGGCCCCTCCACAGGGCATGCCAAGCTACATGCCTGGAGGGATGCCTCCATATGGGCAGGGTCCTCCACTGGTGCCTCCTTATCAGGGAGGTCCCCCCATGGGCATGAGGCCACCTGTCATGTCTCCTGCTGGGCGCtactga